TCCCTTGCTGCATTGATTTGGACCAGGACTTAAAGTTGGACCAGGACTTAAACTTAGAGTTAGAAGAGACTAATTGAGATCACCTACCATTTCCTCGGAGTCTGgtatgcaccaggcactgtttGGTGTTTTGACGTATATGTATCCCCCATGAATGGTgttaaaagaaatagagagaacAGTTCCTTAAACATGCCGTTGTAGGAAGACCTGTTTAAAAGTGACAAACATCTTTTGTATTTATTGGTACCTGGTTTTATGGGCATGCTTTTGAATTGCCTTAGCTCCCTGTAATTATATACCCCTGATTTGGTCTCAGGAGCTCAGGACAGTACCCTCTGTTTATTCTGTGATGAGACTAATCTTGATCAGACCCACTCACCAACTGATTTATTCTACCTTTATAGGGTATTAGTGGTAGTGGTAAATCTTAGATTCAAACTCCAAGTAACCAAACTACCCTTACTGTAGTACTTGGGCTCTCTGTGCTGCTTTTTCTCTTGAGGTTGATATCCAGTGTTAAAATATAGGTTTCTTTGGTGCTGCTCTAAATACAGATCCAGTAAAGTCTGTTTTAGAGCAATTGAATCACTGGGGAAGTGTCAAATGTAGAAAGGAGCTGTAATAACAGTGAAGTAGATGACATTTCTGCTTGAACATGAACTAATTATAGGCTGGTAGAAGAGCTGCATTGTTGAATGGGACGGTGATTGTAAACGGCATTTACAAACTCATCCTGAAAATGCTGTTCTCACTCTTATTTTTCAGGGCAGGTAAACCCCCACCTGGTTTACATCTGGATGTAGTCAAAGGAGACAAGCTAATTGAGGTATGGAAATActtgtcttccctttttttctcatcACACTAAACATTTTTGCCAATGACTCACTTTTCCACCCCCTCTCCTGTGCTTTGTTTTCCACCAATGCTACTTTCGttcatcctgatttttttttttcctattaaaagcACATGGTGATATAACACATTCAAACCTGGTATCTCCCACAGACACTCATTTTTTGGTGACTTCTCTCACCTTCCAGATGAGGGTTTTAATTGATCATAAGCTTATGGGTCCCTATGAAACTGGGCTTGGGGAATTCTGTCTTTCTGAGTACATGGAGTTGTGTGGAAGTTACAAGATATGCAGTAACTGTAGAAGAAAGTGAATGATGTAGATTGCATTTCACTTTTAAGTTCCTTTTATGCTGAAAATTCAAGCCCAAGCCCTTCAGAGAAGTATAGTAAGCTAAGACGATTGCTCAGAAAAGAGAATGGCATGGTGAtgaaactcattcattcattcaaaacatttattgaatgcttactgtaCTCCAGTCATTGTGCTCAGCAGAGGAGGGActacaacagtgaacaaaacaaacatggTAGGAATCACAATCACACAAAAATTACATGGCTATAATTGAAATAAGTACTATACCGGAAAAGTTTAGCAGAATTCCAGCTTTTATACAAGTCTTTAGAATGGACACCACATGGAACTTCAAGAGAACATGAATTTTGATTAGCTCTTAGGTTCTATAAGTTTTTTTAATCCTTATGGTGCCATTTACTTACCAAGAAATGGAGATTATGCCCCCTATGACCATGGAGTTGTGAATCTCCATGTCTTAAGACAATTTTATGTTTGCTTACTTAGGTAGAATTTAGTTTCAAGGCCCCATTATTGAATGCAGTTGGTTTTCTTTGGTGTGTATAGTAAAGATCAAGATGTTCCGTGGTTGAAAGGCATCTGAGATCTGAAGGAGACCCAGGTGTTTTGCAAATTATTAAGGCATGAGTTGTGATGAATTCTGTTAATTCATCATGCCGTTAGCCAGTCACTGATAGAGGCCTTTTGTGTTGAGTTCTTCTATCTTAGAGGTTATGAAACACCCAGATTAGTCAAGGAAATAATTTAGCtaaaatgtttgtcttttttactACAGACTGTTCCACAGATGTAAAATATTGTTGCTAAATAGCGTGAAGCTTTGAAGACacaaaggaatttattttcatACTAGAATTTAGTAAATCTTTAGTTTGTAGTAGAAACAATGAGGCATAGCCTTAAAGCTAATATCACATTCCTTTGTGAAATAATTTAGATTTTCAAAGCACTAATTTGTCAAACATCCCTCTGATTACTGGTTTCTAACTGATCATCTTCTCTTTCAGTGCTCTTAGGTATGCTCAGTTGCCACACAATTATCAAGTTACAATCCTTAGGCGTCACTGTATTGTTTCTGAGGGGAGTAGACCTAAGATGTGCTTATTTTTAAGGGTTTAGGAAGCACTTGATACTAACCGGGCTATCTATATCCTAGCCTTGTGTCAAAGGCTTGTGATGTGTTGTGATAGCTGGGTTTAAGAAGTgcaatattaaaacaaaagccATGAGTCTCTTAAGCCCAGTGTGTAAAGACACACTCTGAGTTATAACTCAGAGGCACAACTGAATAGTGTTACTAGCGATAGCTAGGCAAGAAATTGTGGTGTTAGTTACTATTGAAAGAGCAATGTATTATTTTGTTCAGTTGGTATCGTTCAAGAATTAACACATTTTCTTGATTCTAAGTTATACTATTACCCCCATATATTTGAACATTCCTGTAATtgagataccttttttttttttttttaagattttatttatttacttgacagagagagagggggaaagagcacaagcaggggaaacggcaggcagagggagagggagaagcaggcttcaccactgcacagggagcccaatgtgggactcaatcccatgaccctgggatcatgactgagccaaaggcaaacacttaacccactgagccacccaaagcaTCCCTTGAGATACCTTTACTAATGAatgtatatctttttaatttggagaccctttctccttccccacccccaccccaccaggttACCAGGAGATAACCTGGTATCTCCTTTCCCACCTGGAGATACAGGTTAGGTGACTGGACACCTAAATCTGGTCGGTGTTACATTAGAACCCAGGAGTGGGTGATCTTACATATTACTTCCTTGAGACCAGCCTGTGGGCACTGTAGTTAGCAAATTGAAGTTTTGTGCATACATAATCTGTGTGCATGTAAATATAAACGAAAAATGCTGTGAGATTCAGCCTGCATAGACAGTACCTAGAAAGAACAAGATGTTGAAATTTCAAGGATCTCTCAGTTCTAAATCAATGTCCTATTTTTAACCTAAACATTAAAACTTGGTGGTGACGTGGGATGGTTGATTGAGCTGTCAGGCTGTGGTTCAGTCTCAGTGCTCCATAGTGGTACGGACCTTGCACAGGCTCTGCCAGCAGCAGATGGGCACTGCTCGACAGAGTTTCCCAGAGATGACCCATATACCTAGACTAGCTTGAACCAATTGAGCCTTAAGACTAAGCTTGGAAGAGACTAGGTAAGTgatagttaaaagaaaaattaacaatgcGACCCATAGTACTTGTTCACTTCTTAAAATGTTCCTTGCCTtatggtgcattttttttttttgatgtaggTAGAGTGAAGAAACTATATAATGTAGTGGCTAAAAGAGCTTAGACTCTGAAGTAAGATGGACCTGGATCTCTAATCCAGCTTAAAAATTAGTAGTATCCCCCATTATCCATAGTTTTGCTTCCCACCATTTCAGTTACTGACACAGTTGTTCTCCTGACATGTTGTCAGAGATCAGTAGTGGCCTTGATGCTGTGTCACAGTGTCtttgtcattcacctcacttcatctcgtcacataggcattttatcatctcacatcatcactaGAATGATGAGTATATATTGAGTATAGtacaataatatattaatattaattattaatatatagtaCAATAAAATATTCTGAGAGACTTGCCACATTCACATTCACTTTTATTGCagtatattggtttttttttttttaaagattttatttattttattttgacagagagagatcacaagtaggcagagaggcaggcagagagagagagagaggaggaagcaggctccccgctgagcagagagcctgatgcgggactcgacggcttaacccactgagccacccaggcgcccagtattgCAGTATATTGTTaaagttgttcttttttattattgttgttaatctcttactgtgcctaattaataaattaaactttatctcAGGTATGTACGTATAGGAAAAGACACAGGATGTAAGGTTTGGTGTTATAGgaggtttcaggcatctgctggtggtcttggaatgtatcccctgCAGATAAGGAGGTAACTACTGTGTTTAGTTGCCTGAACTTGAATATGTTAATTATCTTCTTTTGGCTCAACTTGATCAtcacaaaaataagaataaaagtatCTGCCCCCTGCACAGAGTGGTTGTAGATGAAGGGACACAGCAGGAAGCCTAGCACAGTGCATGGCACCGAAGTGTTGTGCAGTTTCTGCATTATCCGTGGGGTATATATTTCTGGATTCACAGGAGGAACACTAAAGCACGGGGGAGAATGGTGGCCCACTCTGCGTTCAGTGATACAGCCAGGAATGAAATCTAAGCCTCTTGGGTCCTACCTGGTGCCATACTAACTTGACCGTTTCTCTACTCAGCTTCGTGCTATCTTCTCTTGGAGATTTTAGGAGGAGTGTAGTGTTAAATGTGAACTAGAGCTTAAGGAGACTTTGTGtgtaaaggaaaaacacaaacattttcttGAGCGGTCaagttacagacttttttttttttaaagattttatttatttatttgacagagagagattacaagtaggcagagaggcaggcagagagagagaggaggaagcaggctccctgctgagtagagagcccgatgcgggactcgatcccaggaccctgagatcatgacctgagccgaaggcagcggtttaacccactgagccacccaggcgccccgttacaGACTTTTGGAACTGGGAGAAGTGTAATTCATCTAGAGTCCTTCATCTATAACAACCCAGTCTACAGCCAACCAGCAAATGCTTTACTGATTCAGGGTTAAAGAAAGATAAGGattggggagcctggctggctccgttggtggaacgtgccactcttgatctcggggtcattgagttcaagccccacattggggggggtatttaaataaagtttaaataaagtttaaaaataaataaataaaaataaggataatgTGAGTGTTCCATAGAGCTAAAATGGGCTCAAACAATGTCCTTTATCCTTATCCTTCCTACTTACTTGATGTTGAAATGAccttcttttataaaatgattacgatgctgggggaaaaaaaaaaacacaacccgGACAGCATgaaggaacactgaaaataaataaataaataaataaaaataaaatgattacgATGATACTAATtggtgacagttttttttttttaatgtccttattTGGCAAAGTCAAAAGTTAACAGTGCTACATCAGCTCCTACTCTCCTcatagctttttttaaataatagttttctGGTCTGTGAAATCCCCTTTTATGGTATTATATTGGGTCATTCTATAGTTTTGGATTCTTTTTCGTGCCATAGCAGTGTCTAGAAACGTTCTAGAGCTCATCTCTTAGAATTGTTTCAGACAATGGCACATTCTTTACAATATTGGCATTGCAGGTCATTCtcacctgagttcaaatcccagctctgctacttaaCCAGTTGGGCCACCTTGGATGAGTGACTTCATCTCTTTCCATCTGTGTTCTTGTCTTTAACAATAGAGGTGATACTTGTTTCACAGAGTTGTTTTGAGAATTAGATGATATCATGCTTAAAATGCCTAGCAGTAAATGGTCTGTCAGTCATTGTTAATCCCCATACCCTTCTAACCCAGACCTAGAAAATCTTTGCCCCATGAAGTAGTTCTATGTTTGGACATAGCAAATACTTATTTAGAGTTAACTTAGAGTAATACTTTTTTTGGCCAATGAAGTTGGATTTAAATACCCATACCATGATATGTAATGTAATTGTACTTCCTAAAGAGGGTTCCAAAAATACTCTGGGGCTATGGCAGCACGATTAAAATACCCTTAGATGTTTACAcccctttcctttcctcaccAGTTGTTAATATTCATCTGAATGTAGGTTTTCTGAATAGCATTCTCATTACTTTGTAGTCATGCTTTGTACTTCttgtttcctggttgacctaAAATTAAGATctagtaaaatcttaaatttctAATGGGTGGAAGACCACCACTCCCACAGGCTACATTCATCTAATAGAACTAAGAAAAGTTCTTTTCGTACCAACACAAGATATTTAACCACTGCATTTGGGGAGATTAATTACAATTCACCCCCAAAAATGCTAGTATATTATTctgagctttttatcttgaagaatagtgggaaataattttgttttcaccGTGGGGCAAGGAATTTTATCTACTCAAGATTCTCTGTTTACTAGATTGGAAGAATTTTTGCTGAACCCTGTTGAAACAAGatttaagtaatatttaatttaatatttatttagaaactgATTATTGATGAGAAGAAGTATTACTTATTTGGGAGAAACCCTGATTTGTGTGACTTTACCATTGACCACCAGTCTTGCTCTCGGGTCCACGCTGCCTTGGTCTACCACAAGCATCTGAAGAGAGTTTTCCTAATAGATCTCAACAGTAGTAAGTAACTCACATCCCATCCTATTTCACACATTCCCTTTGGGGCAATGTGCAAATGCTCTTTGGGTTCTTCAGTTTTGAAATCATGTTTTATTGCTCATCAAGGAAGAAGCttatgtttggtttttaaatgagCTCTTTCTTTCTGTGATAGCTCTCATTTTCCTGAAATAATTGATGactagagaaagaagagggtTTTGGGGAATCATTTCCTGGAATGGCAATAGgtatatacagagaacaaaaaaaCGTACCCAGGAACCACGGGCTCCGGGTATTCAGGTGTTCATAGGACTGCGATAAAATTGTGGTCTGGTTTAAGCAAAAGCTGTGGAAAGTTACATTAATGTATTAGAGTAGTATTGCAggacattaaaaaatacttactttgagcaaaatttaattttttatagtggGTTCTTTATTCCAGCTGCATTTTGCTCTGACTACTAATAATACCAATTTTAATTCTGTGAGCACACTCTGAGTAAGATTTTCATCTTTGCCAAAGATAATCCCAGAAATGCACTTGAGACTTAACTGCATGGGGCTCTGAAGTTTGTTCAGTGTGTCCACGTATCAATATAGTGTAAAATGTAAAGCCTGCTCCTGGGCTGATCATATGctactctttcttccctcccctaacacacacacacatatacccccAGTGTGCTTATATAATGGCCTTGGAGAGCCTTGTCTCGTAAGTACTTACTTGCAAATTTATCGCatcttttctctccattttgtAACATGCAGAATGCTGACATGAGAAAACACTGAGTCTCTCCAGTAGAATTTTGGCTTATCTTGACATACATATTGCACCTGTTTCAGCCAGTGTCCTTTGTTGCCCTGGGAAAACCCAAACATAACTGCTACCAGGCCAGAAGTTCTTATTTTCCTTACGCTTGGGGCTGGAGAGGTCAGACCACAGCAGtgcctttcttctgccttgtGGGGCATGGCTGTTGCTGGGTTAGTGCCATGCCTGCTGGACCCAGAATGAAGCCAAACCTATCTGGCAGCAGAGAGCGAGCCATAGTCTTTGTTCTGTGGGTTAACGACAGGTCTGGAGATGTGTAAGAAATCCACTGAAGAGAGTCAAGACTCAGTGAAGAGTGTCCTTTTCATTGTGACCCATGACAAGGGATGCAAAGTGGACCCAgtgctattttcattttaaaaagcaaaaatgatgtGCTGGGAGGAGCTACTTGCCCTTCTACAACTCAgattggtttttgtttctgtttttctctcttatatTTCTGATTTGGTTATTCCCAGCACACGGCACTTTCTTGGGTCACATTCGGTTGgaacctcacaagcctcagcagaTTCCCATCGATTCCACAGTCTCGTTTGGCGCATCCACAAGGGCCTACACTCTACGTGAGAAGCCTCAGACACTGCCATCAGCTGTGAAGGGAGATGAGAAGATGGGTGGAGAGGACGATGAGCTCAAGGGCTTACTGGGGcttccagaggaggagactgagctTGATGTAATTCTACGTCCATCTATGGTGTTGTTTTGTCTTTGGGGACTCTGGTTTTTGCAGTATGTAGCTGTTCTGTGCAGCTCGAAATGCCAGTGACTTAGCATCGGGAAATTTTCTTGAGCGCAGTAGTGGGCCTCTGCCATTTTGCCATACAGAGTTGCTAGATCTGATGCACCTGGGACAACTGTGCCGTGTGGGCTTGGTTATGTCCAGCTGGGCCTTGAGAGGAGTTCCTGTCAGACCTTCATGGTAGTCTGTGCCCCATCACTGGATGTTAGAATCCAAGGCTGGGAGTTGGACTTTTCTAGAGCTGCCCTGTCCAGTATGGTAGCTACTAACCACATTTCTGGGCCTCAGTAGTCAACATGTGGCTAGCGACTACCATATTGAATGACaatgatatagaacatttctgtcactcAGAAAGTTCTGTTAGACATCACAGGCTTAGAGAAACTGAAGCTTTTGTTCATTTACATTGCTTTTTTTGATATTTCAAAAGGCCCAAGAATCTCTGAGTAGAACTAGATTGCTTTTGGTCGTATGGACCTAGCTGTCCCAAAGGCCGTGAATTTACAGGATGTGATTTTAAAGTGCTAAAGTTGTCCTTTTCTAGAGGCTAGCCCCAGTGGTTTATGATGTGGCTGTTGTCCTTAACGTATCCGTCACTGCACTGGTGTGACTGGTCTATTCATTTAGACCGAATGCCAGCATGTCCTCAACCATCCTCGTGCATTTACCTCTTGTTCCTCAGGGCAGGTTCCCGGCCCTTAGGAAAAAAGCACAACAAAAATCTTATCATTTAGAAGTTATTTGTTCTAAAAAAGTAGCCTCGTAGCTGGGCACCTTGCTGAGAGTCACTCCTGCCCATCTCTCCTCCAGGTTGcttccctgcttccctgtctTTTAAGTTTAGTTTGTTAGGTCTGCCCTGGGTGTTCCCTCTCAAGACGTTTGGAGTGTCTCGGACTGCAGTGCAGATTGGAATAAGTCCAGGGAATTgggaagaggcaggcagcagTGCTGAGGCCAAGTTAATCATTGAAATAGATGGGTGGTTATGAATAGAAATGGGGCCATACACAGGGCCGGGTTGCGACAAACTATTACTGCCAAATATTAAGTGCTCTGGCCCTGTCCTTCTGAGCTTCAGTGGGGAGAGCTGCTGGGAAAGATGCTGTTAGTTGCCCTCTCTCATCTCTGTTTCATTACTTTAAGGCAGTTCGTAGAGTTCCTCCGAGTCACGTTCTTTGATTCTCAGCATGAAGACATGATAgtcttttccccccaaaacagaACCTCGCCTCAGGGATATTTGCACAGATGACCTGTTCTCAACTCCAGGTTCTTAACCTCCTTTTGACCATCACTGCCCCACCAGTCAGGATGTTCCGTATTTTGTCGAAAGAGGCTTGTTAATAGTAGTAGTCTAAGGCCATTAATGAGTTTTTCCTGAATACAAAAGAGAAACTTGTTTGCCTGGAGAAGTTAATGTTTGCTCCTAAAGCCTTCTTGCGCTTTATTTAGCTGTATATTCTTCAGATTCCCTGTGTACTGACTCCTGTCTGTCTTGTGTGAACCCTGGCCTAGAACCTGACAGAGTTCAACACTGCCCACAACAAGCGGATTTCCACCCTGACCATTGAGGAGGGGAATCTTGACATTCAGAGaccaaagaggaagaggaagaactcGCGGGTGACTTTCAGTGAGGATGATGAGATCATCAACCCAGGTGAGGTGTCTTCCTAGCTTCTTCCAATGACAAAGCTCTGACCTCTGAGAATAGTGTGTGCAATGTGTAGGCTGGTTGTAATGTTTCTCAACAAGGTGTAGGATAACCAGTGCTATATTAAGGAATGAGAATTCTTACAGGTCACTGATGGTGTGCCTTGCAGCCCTCAAGCATCATGCAGTTGCAGTGTGAGAGAAATAGTGGAAGGGCCTATGTAACTCAGTAAACAGAGCCAGGCTCTAAGTCCCACGTGATCCAGTAGGTCGGTGTCACAGTGGAGGCTGAAGTAgagttgtttgttgtgtttttcctCAGAGTAGAGCATTACTTTCTttgtggaattctttttttttttttttaagattttttatttgagagagagcatgaaaggggagaaggtcagaaggagaagcagactacccatggagctgggagcctgatgcaggacttgatcctgagactccaggatcatgacctgagctgaaggcagctgcttaaccagctgagccacccaggcaccgtccTTGTGGAATTCTAAGTGTGAGTGGTAACTCTAAGATTGGAGAGCCTTCTGCTGCCACCATTAGGTGCACGAAAGACTTGCTTCTCTGTAAGGAAGTAATGTGTAGAGAGTGTGTACGTCAGTGTCAGCAAGATGAGAGCATCTTGTTTATGGGAAGGCCGCCACTTCCACCAGTTTGTTCCATCATTCAACATCCATTTCTTGGGCTCAAATTGTACGTCAAGTACCGGGTAGGTAGATGACATCAAGCCAGGAAGTATCATTTGTATAATGAGGATGAATTTGAGATTCTGAAAACCTTGTTAGAAATCAGCCTCAATGGATAGAAACAAGGATCCCAAACTAATAAGTTGCTTTTACTTCCCAAAGGAAATAACAGTGAGAATAACTTTCAGGTCCTGCATTTAGGTTCAAAAATACCAGTTATTTCAGTGGAGAGGATCCATCCCCGTGACAGCTCATGAAAAAATCTAGCGAGTTCAGTTGATTGAATGAGTCATGAGGGGCGTCTGAAAACTAAGCAAGTGCTTAGTTCATAGAAGAGTGGGGGACAGTAACCCCACTCATCTGCGTTCTGAGCAGAACTCACCCAGACAGGTTACCAAATGCAAACACAGCCTCAACCCTCGAATGTGTTGTGTAGttcctgagggagaaggagatgcagagCTATGGAAGACTGTCCCCCAAATGCTAGGAATGGTGGGGGGACCCATGGTTGAGGCACGGCCACCGTAGTTGGATATTTGCGGGGCTGACcttaggaaggaaggagtggGCAAACCTAGAGCCAGTGAATAGCAAGTATTTGGCTCagcataaaaagaaacaacaaatccTTCTTATATTTAGAAGAAGAGTCAAAAAGAGCCATATGAAAGATCCAGGCATCCGTTTGGTGTGTGAAGTAGAGGGTTACTATCCAAGCAGTGGGTGCCCAGTGGACGTGTTCAGGCAAGGGCTGAGTGACCAGTTGGGAAAACACTTCTGGGCCCCAGAACCTATTGAATAAGAATTCCTATGGATTGGAcctagaaattttatagttttaaacaaGCTCTTATTTGTACTGATGAACAGCCAGCAATTTGGGAATCACTGGActagtcagtcttttttttttttttttttttagattttatttatttgacagagagatcacaagcaggcagagaggcaggtagtgagagagggggtagcaggctctctgctgagcagagatctcaacatggggctggatcccaggaccctgagaccatgatccaagccgaaggcagaggcttaacccactgagccacccaggtgcccctggactagTCAGTCTTTTAAATCCCCTTTAGAACTCAGGGTCCGGTCTGCTGTTTTTCTCCTTGAAAATTATTgccctgaggggcacctgagtggctcagtcagttaagcatcccattcttggatttggctcaggttgtgttttcaggattgtgggatcaagccccttgttgggctctgtgctgagcgtggagccccttGTGGGCTCTGTGGAgcgtttctttctctgtctctctgtctgcccttccccttgTATGTTTATGCTgtcactccctcttcctctcaaataaataaatcgttttgaaaattttttaaaaaagaagaaatcatttcCATGGAGTGAAATGTATATTCAGACAGAGCCCAGCATAACAGTTAAGAGGACCTGGGTTTGAAATGGATCTCTTCACTTAGTataagctctgtgaccttgatcAAGTGACTTAACAGATATCAGCCTCACAGGATTGGTGGGAGGCCGAATGATTAATCCATGTATAAATACTTTAGATCAGCGCTCGGCACTCATTAGGCCACTGACAAATGTTAGCCATGATCCCCACTGTCATCAAGCCCTGCTTTTGCATTTTATCCACGCCGCCGCTCCTGTACCAGAGGTAGATGTAGTAGCAGAGAGCTTCGAGGAGCAGAGATCTCATGGAATGGGTGTATCCTCTTTCTTGGAGTGGAGTGGCCAGAGATGAGGAGAGGGTGAGAGGCCCTAGCACTGTTCAGCCAGCGCAGCACAGGACGGGGTCCCCCGGAGAGTGAGCCTGCTCCTCTGCAGGCCTGTTGCACACGTGGGGCGCATACCCCATGAGCCAGCCCAGGCTGCTCTTCTGCTTCATGTCGCTTGCCTTGCTGAAGGGATGGTTGGAACAGGGCTCCTATGGGGATGAGGAAAAAGGTAAGGGAGAATGCTTTTCTTAGAAACCTTGTCTTTTTCCTAATGAGCCTGgatatctttccttctttcctcta
This Neovison vison isolate M4711 chromosome 2, ASM_NN_V1, whole genome shotgun sequence DNA region includes the following protein-coding sequences:
- the PPP1R8 gene encoding nuclear inhibitor of protein phosphatase 1; amino-acid sequence: MAAAANSGSSLPLFDCPTWAGKPPPGLHLDVVKGDKLIEKLIIDEKKYYLFGRNPDLCDFTIDHQSCSRVHAALVYHKHLKRVFLIDLNSTHGTFLGHIRLEPHKPQQIPIDSTVSFGASTRAYTLREKPQTLPSAVKGDEKMGGEDDELKGLLGLPEEETELDNLTEFNTAHNKRISTLTIEEGNLDIQRPKRKRKNSRVTFSEDDEIINPEDVDPSVGRFRNMVQTAVVPVKKKRVEGPGSLGLEESGSRRMQNFAFSGGLYGGLPPTHSEAGSQPHGIHGTALIGGLPMPYPNLAPDVDLTPVVPSAVNMNPAPNPAVYNPEAVNEPKKKKYAKEAWPGKKPTPSLLI